One stretch of Ananas comosus cultivar F153 linkage group 6, ASM154086v1, whole genome shotgun sequence DNA includes these proteins:
- the LOC109711835 gene encoding COP9 signalosome complex subunit 5a-like isoform X2 has protein sequence MQRQRERHSETAQRGWMESSASIARQTWELENNIVSTDGGGGGGREDPDAIYWYDEAAQARAHQEKPWEGDPHYFRRVRVSALALLKMVAHARSGGNIEVMGLMQGKTDGDAIVVMDAFALPVEGTETRVNAQADAYEYMVDYSQTNKQAGRLENVVGWYHSHPGYGCWLSGIDVSTQMLNQQFQEPFLAVVIDPTRTVSAGKVEIGAFRTYPQGYKPPDEPVSEYQTIPLNKIEDFGVHCKQYYALDITYFKSSLDSHLLDLLWNKYWVNTLSSSPLLGNRDYVAGQISDLAEKLEQAENQMAHSRLGTFLMPSQRKKERSRMRE, from the exons ATGCAGCGGCAACGGGAGAGGCATAGTGAGACAGCGCAGCGAGGCTGGATGGAGTCGTCGGCGTCGATTGCGCGGCAGACATGGGAGCTGGAGAACAACATCGTGTCCacggacggcggcggcggcggcggccgggaggaTCCGGACGCGATCTACTGGTACGACGAGGCGGCGCAGGCGCGGGCGCACCAGGAGAAGCCGTGGGAGGGCGACCCGCACTACTTCCGGCGGGTGCGGGTGTCGGCGCTGGCCCTGCTGAAGATGGTGGCCCACGCGCGCTCCGGCGGCAACATCGAGGTCATGGGCCTCATGCAGGGCAAGACCGACGGAGACGCCATCGTCGTCATGGACGCCTTCGCCCTCCCCGTCGAGGGCACTGAGACCCGCGTCAACGCCCAGGCCGACGCCTACGAGTACATGGTCGACTACTCCCAGACCAACAAGCAG GCTGGAAGGTTGGAAAATGTGGTTGGCTGGTACCACTCACACCCTGGTTATGGATGCTGGTTATCGGGCATTGATGTGTCAACCCAAATGCTTAATCAACAATTTCAAGAGCCTTTCTTGGCTGTTGTAATTGACCCCACAAGAACAGTTTCAGCAGGAAAGGTGGAGATCGGTGCATTCAGGACATACCCTCAGGGTTACAAACCACCAGATGAGCCTGTTTCTGAGTACCAAACAATACCGCTGAACAAGATTGAAGATTTTGGTGTTCATTGCAAACAG TATTATGCATTGGACATAACTTACTTCAAGTCCTCCTTAGACTCCCACCTCTTGGATCTACTATGGAATAAATATTGGGTGAATACGCTTTCCTCGTCTCCACTTTTAGGCAACCGGGACTATGTTGCTGGACAGATTTCTGATCTCG CTGAAAAGTTGGAGCAAGCAGAAAATCAAATGGCTCATTCACGCTTGGGCACGTTTCTCATGCCATCACAACGGAAAAAGgag AGAAGTAGAATGAGGGAATGA